The following are encoded in a window of Arctopsyche grandis isolate Sample6627 chromosome 2, ASM5162203v2, whole genome shotgun sequence genomic DNA:
- the LOC143921078 gene encoding uncharacterized protein LOC143921078: protein MPQFADIFKTILLSQLEYDLFLNIFNLDAYSRDVGYVVLVPDSAVLISGGARPPPPATPTERPAPSPMAPPSTPDHPPTPTAQQSDHEADGNSNPANAPVGSCISESVGNDDEEGNAPCIVVYLIEPCLGGDRRIACLAMLRSDNRTN from the exons aTGCCACAATTTGCAGATATTTTCAAGACGATCCTTCTATCGCAGCTTGAATACgacctttttttaaatatttttaatttagatgcATACTCGCGTGATGTTGGATACGTCGTTTTAGTTCCTGATAGTGCTGTTTTAATTTCAGGGGGAGCTCGACCACCACCCCCCGCTACTCCTACGGAGAGACCTGCTCCTTCACCTATGGCACCTCCTTCTACGCCTGATCATCCTCCTACACCTACTGCTCAACAAAGTGATCATG AAGCAGATGGTAATTCCAATCCAGCTAATGCACCTGTCGGATCATGTATAAGTGAAAGTGTTGGAAATGATGATGAAGAGGGTAATGCTCCATGTATCGTTGTGTACCTGATTGAACCGTGTTTGGGTGGTGATCGTCGTATCGCTTGTCTTGCTATGCTACGTTCCGACAACCGAACCAACTAG